The proteins below come from a single Anguilla rostrata isolate EN2019 chromosome 3, ASM1855537v3, whole genome shotgun sequence genomic window:
- the LOC135250072 gene encoding protocadherin alpha-C2-like isoform X1: MARIGCCNSIKKNVPIYFYLVFLLFGGLASAQIRYSIPEEREDGTVVGDIVQDLGLDLRTLSSRRIKITSDSAKRYFGINHKTGKLVVNDRIDRETLCEFSSTCLLNLEVVAENPFEVHNVEVEILDANDNAPQFPRDEYQLDVSESTLPRARFHVESAQDPDDGSNSIRQYQLSPNELFALESKKPSPNSKLVELVLKKALDREQIPFHQLILTAIDGGSPQRTGTAKINVRVLDSNDNVPVFDSSVYKVKLLENSPKDTLVIKLNATDADEGTNGEVIYSFSSYTPERVRQVFNMDPNTGEIRVRSQVDYEETSSYEMYVQAMDKGAGAEAVHCKVVVEVVDVNDNVPEIVLSSLSSPVREDARADTVVALISVTDRDSGPNKQVSLDIPPGLPFKVKSFRNYYTLVTSAFLDREDTAAYNVTLSATDSGTPPLSSKKTIQIDVADVNDNPPRFEQTSYTVYVVENNTPGASLCTVKAQDADINENARITYTVLNDNNHGIPVTSYVSVRADTGEAYALRSFDYESLREFHFQVKAQDGGIPPLSRVATVYIYVLDQNDHVPEIVYPPANGTRTTETVLKNVEAGHLVMKVAAYDADAGRNAWLLYSLEQATDPDLFKMHEHTGEIRTTRKIVEDNSTFFSLMVVVRDNGAPSLSSTATVNVAVMEVPPKMTPDPKKIIKPHRTLIFSNVTLYLIVALSATTFVFLLTVVVLAIVRCHAYCTQSGSCCPCCTSQKTPPQTGAAGGGAGGASGQQPNNNVVLRRDLKVEPHYIEVRGNGSLTKTYCYKTCLTATSGSDTFMFYNTGCPPGGTMGSERFFTGQSGQMFVRRLSMPDAALQPKPPNADWRYSASLRAGMQSSVHMEESSVMQGAQGVLVQNWPTVSSAADAEGGEVSPPVGAGINSNSWQFRYGPGPGPPQHLKPGEVPEAFIIPGSPAIISIRQGAGDGDDKGDFISFGKKEEKKKKKKKKGKEKKEKGKDDGEE, translated from the exons ATGGCTCGTATAGGGTGCTGTAACAGCATAAAGAAGAATGTGcctatttatttctatttggtgtttttattattcGGTGGCCTTGCATCTGCACAAATACGGTACTCTATTCCCGAGGAACGAGAAGACGGAACGGTCGTTGGAGATATTGTGCAGGATTTGGGTCTCGATCTCCGAACTCTCTCCTCGCGACGGATTAAAATCACCTCGGACAGCGCAAAGAGGTATTTCGGTATTAATCACAAAACTGGAAAACTGGTTGTGAATGACAGAATAGACAGAGAGACGCTTTGCGAGTTTAGTAGCACATGCCTTTTAAATCTGGAGGTGGTGGCTGAAAATCCGTTTGAAGTACATAATGTGGAAGTAGAAATACTGGATGCGAATGACAATGCGCCGCAGTTCCCAAGAGACGAATACCAGCTGGACGTTTCAGAATCGACTTTACCCAGGGCTCGTTTTCATGTCGAGAGCGCGCAAGATCCGGATGATGGCTCCAATTCTATTCGGCAGTACCAACTCAGTCCAAACGAATTATTTGCGCTGGAATCCAAGAAACCCTCGCCAAACAGCAAGCTGGTTGAGCTCGTGCTTAAAAAGGCTCTGGATCGCGAGCAGATACCTTTCCATCAGCTCATTCTGACCGCCATAGACGGAGGCTCTCCTCAACGAACTGGCACAGCTAAAATAAACGTGCGTGTTTTGGATTCCAATGACAACGTCCCAGTGTTTGACAGTTCAGTATACAAAGTGAAATTGTTAGAAAACTCGCCAAAGGACACTCTTGTGATAAAGCTAAATGCAACAGATGCAGATGAGGGCACCAACGGAGAGGTTATCTACTCCTTCAGCAGCTACACCCCAGAGAGGGTCAGGCAAGTGTTCAACATGGACCCAAATACAGGGGAGATCAGGGTCAGGAGTCAGGTGGACTATGAGGAGACCAGCTCCTATGAGATGTACGTCCAGGCCATGGACAAGGGTGCCGGGGCGGAGGCCGTGCACTGCAAAGTGGTGGTGGAAGTCGTGGACGTGAACGACAACGTCCCGGAGATCGTGCTGTCCTCCCTGTCCAGCCCGGTGCGGGAGGACGCCCGGGCCGACACGGTGGTGGCCCTGATCAGCGTGACGGACCGCGACTCCGGCCCCAACAAGCAGGTGAGCCTGGACATTCCCCCGGGCCTGCCCTTCAAGGTGAAGTCCTTCCGGAACTACTACACCTTGGTGACGTCCGCTTTCCTGGACCGGGAGGACACCGCCGCCTACAATGTCACACTGAGCGCCACCGACTCGGGGACGCCGCCCCTCTCCTCCAAGAAGACCATCCAGATCGACGTGGCCGACGTCAACGACAACCCGCCGCGCTTCGAGCAGACGTCCTACACCGTGTACGTGGTGGAGAACAACACCCCCGGGGCGTCCCTGTGCACCGTCAAGGCCCAGGACGCCGACATCAACGAGAACGCCCGCATCACGTACACCGTTCTCAACGACAACAACCACGGCATCCCGGTCACCTCCTACGTGTCCGTGCGGGCGGACACGGGCGAGGCCTACGCCCTGCGCTCCTTCGACTACGAGAGCCTGCGGGAGTTCCACTTCCAGGTCAAAGCGCAGGACGGCGGGATCCCGCCCCTCAGCCGCGTGGCCACCGTCTACATCTACGTGCTGGACCAGAACGACCACGTCCCCGAGATCGTGTACCCGCCCGCCAACGGCACCCGCACCACCGAGACGGTCCTGAAGAACGTGGAGGCCGGGCACCTGGTGATGAAGGTGGCGGCGTACGACGCCGACGCGGGACGGAACGCCTGGCTGCTCTACAGCCTGGAGCAGGCCACCGACCCGGACCTGTTCAAGATGCACGAGCACACTGGCGAGATCCGCACCACCCGCAAGATCGTGGAGGACAACTCCACCTTCTTCAGCCTGATGGTGGTGGTGCGGGACAACGGCGCGCCTTCGCTGTCCTCCACTGCCACCGTCAACGTGGCGGTGATGGAGGTGCCGCCCAagatgacccctgaccccaagAAGATCATCAAGCCTCACAGGACGCTGATCTTCTCCAACGTCACGCTCTACCTGATCGTGGCGCTCAGCGCCACCACCTTCGTGTTCCTCCTGACCGTGGTGGTGCTGGCCATCGTCCGTTGCCACGCCTACTGCACCCAGTCCGGCTCCTGCTGCCCCTGCTGCACGTCCCAGAAGACCCCGCCTCAGACCGGCGCCGCTGGCGGCGGGGCAGGCGGGGCCAGCGGGCAGCAGCCCAACAACAACGTAGTGCTGCGGCGCGACCTGAAGGTGGAGCCGCACTACATCGAGGTGCGGGGCAACGGCTCCCTGACCAAGACTTACTGCTATAAGACCTGCCTGACCGCCACGTCGGGCAGCGACACCTTCATGTTCTACAACACGGGCTGCCCGCCGGGGGGCACCATGGGCTCGGAGCGCTTCTTCACGGGCCAGAGCGGCCAGATGTTCGTCCGGAGGCTCAGCATGCCGGACGCCGCGCTCCAG CCCAAGCCCCCGAATGCAGACTGGCGCTACTCGGCCTCGCTGCGAGCTGGAATGCAGAG CTCGGTGCACATGGAGGAGTCCTCGGTGATGCAGGGTGCTCAGGGGGTCCTGGTGCAGAACTGGCCCACCGTCTCCAGCGCTGCCG